The Lepisosteus oculatus isolate fLepOcu1 chromosome 4, fLepOcu1.hap2, whole genome shotgun sequence genome window below encodes:
- the LOC107077279 gene encoding avidin-like: protein MSSSNTRLGTVLLSLTLISWIAGAECFVIKKCNLQGQWKNELGSNMTLGAPDRNGFFTGTYLTAVTANKTLVIKQSPLTGNLNMFTANAQQRVFGFLVNWTFSDSVTSFVGQCFVQKDGTERLQMTWLLRGLAATEEDNWSQTRVGTNVFTRLW from the exons ATGTCCTCTTCCAACACGAGACTGGGAACggtcctcctctctctcacgcTGATCTCTTGGATCGCTGGGGCTGAGTGCTTTGTCATCAAGAAG TGCAACCTTCAAGGACAGTGGAAGAATGAGCTGGGCTCCAACATGACTCTCGGTGCTCCAGATAGAAATGGCTTTTTCACCGGCACCTACCTTACTGCAGTGACTGCCAACAAAACCCTTGTCATCAAGCAGTCACCACTCACGGGAAACCTGAACATGTTCACTGCCAATGCTCAACAAAGAGTGTTTGGGTTCCTGGTCAACTGGACTTTTTCAG ACTCTGTGACCTCCTTCGTCGGGCAGTGCTTCGTGCAGAAGGATGGCACTGAACGCCTTCAGATGACATGGCTGCTCAGGGGCTTAGCGGCCACAGAGGAGGACAACTGGTCCCAGACCAG GGTCGGCACAAATGTGTTTACTCGTCTGTGGTGA